The genomic DNA AGTGTTAGGATAAGTTGTGGacattcttacttttttttttcttcctttttgtacTTTATCTATATACGCAACTAGGGAAATTGTATAGTTTACACAAAGCTTATCACAATCgaacataaataagaaaaaaagtttgggTAAGAAGATGATATGAAAGGGATATAAGATCAGttgattaaaattattaattactcTCTTACttcattgataaaaaaatttgatcatcgttaccaaaaataaaaaataaaaaaataatccttaccaaaaaaaactacgAACGTAATctccaaaatccaaatctacaCTAGACCAATGGTGTTCACTTATACAGACCAAAACTTATATATGTCGAAATacttttaagaagaagaaaaaagaacacaTATCTCTTTCTCTACTCAATTATATGTCGATCTTCAACATTACTCCTATCAAAGTAATGTTTCTATCTGAACACCTAAATCTCTCAACTTGAAATAAAACTCTCCCGCGGCTCTAAGCAGCTTGATCGCCTGCCCTGGATTCAGAACCTCTACCACTTTCCTAACCGTAACACACCGGAGCTGATCAGCGTTTTTCATTGCCTCCTTCATCTCCCTCTTCAAAACCTCCATTGCCTCCTCCATTTTTGACTGCTCTCTTTCGCCAAGTCTCGAAGCTCCGATGCGCTTAAATGGAACCAACAGAAGTGGATCCCCCACACTCTGTTGTAGATGTGCGAACCTTCCCATCAAAGCTCTCTCCCTCCGTTTAGTCTCTAACCGTATGCTCTCAAGTTGGTCTTTCTGCTGGCATGTAAGGTCGTTAACAGAAGTGGTTATGAGTTTAAAAACCATACCTGGCTTGAAACCCCCGATCCAAAGGATGAGTTTCTCGCATGAGCTGAGCCATGGTGGGGAGAAGAAATCGTATATGTCATCTCCCGCGACGGACACGGCAGCTGATTTCTCTTGGTAGTATTGGAGACAGTGAGAGAGAAACTGGGTGACAAGAGATTCTTCTTCTACCGGAGTTACACTGGTGGTTTCATCATCAAAGTGTGCAAGTTGTTGGATGAGTTGCCTGTGACGGAGAAGCCAGTCATTGAAGAAGCTCGTAAAGGTTTCAGAGCTGCTGATGATTGGCATGACTTATTTATATAGTTCGAGTTCAGTGAATGAGACATGCATGTGTCTGAGTGTCTCTGTGTTAATTTCGTATGactctatttatatataagacAAAGACAGCACATAATGGGTCAACTGGTTAAAACAGTGGGTCGATTGGTGACGTACGTAAAGTGGTAAGCGTGCTTTAGAGGAAACATGTAGcggtaataataatacaaaaatatgatcTTCCAGAAAATACTATATAGttagtctttgttttttgttttttttgttcattttattaCATTAGAAAAGCATATCATATACAAGTTGTTAATTACTTTACTGTGAGAGATTATTTTCTAGAGACAAATAagtaatcaacaaaattttgtcAATAAATAGGGAAATGTTATAATTTTCGTAACTAAAGATAATAAAATTGCATTTTTCAATCGTTACGCGAAAAGATTTACTTTTATAAACGTTTTCAATCGATAATTAATTAACTGTTATTTTAACATGAACATGATCGATGATCATCATTCATCGGTATAAAGGTCGCTACTATTTTTTGTTATCTATACGtgcataaaataaaaggaattggTATATATTTAGATACatagatattgtttttttaataaaaaaaaaattatatttttctatgcatAACGTAAAATTCGCTGTCACCAAACAAAAGGGTTTACAGCTGTTATCATATTTAGAAACTACGGATTTATAACTGGATTGCTCTGTCACAACCCGCAAAAGTATATATATCGAACTGTTGATGAAGGTGCTAAACCGGACGTGCTAGCGCTAGCATAGCATCAATTCATCTAtaaattttgttacaaaacttttatgttaaagttaattaaagaattatatatataaaagtaaggttttattctctttaacaaaaaaaaaatatttatattaaaacacaaatttgaaaataattaattttcacatttaactcatataatataaaactgaaatcatatgaATTcaccctataaattatgcattaactttatttctccactaagttgtattaatcaattgtcttaaaacaaaacaataaattagaattgtaactctcatttttctaaatgtaatttttcatcatttatcttcctataaatactcattatcttattctcttagtctatcactctttcattctctcatcttcttccactactctcaaatctcttttttttgttttgttttgttttgtattttttttgttattgttgttgtatgggttataaaaaatcaaatcaaatatcattgtaaaagcttagttttagagtttgtatgatatgtataNcactaagttgtattaatcaattgtattaaaacaaaacaataaattagaattgtaactctcatttttctaaatgtaatttttcatcatttatcttcctataaatactcattatcttattctcttagtctatcactctttcattctctcatcttcttccactactctcaaatctcttttttttgttttgttttgttttgtattttttttgttattgttgttgtatgggttataaaaaatcaaatcaaatatcattgtaaaagcttagtttagagtttgtatgatatatatatcttatatatatatatatttttaatattttaaaaggtttatctccattttctattttatattaacattttataagtcattattttcatactttcttacaatattcaccacacaataagatcatgaagttgaaatgatacatatctaattatctattatgtctcttgTTATCttacatattcatgtatcatttttaataatttataaagatcaatataatatttaaagatcaatataattatctatttataaagactattttgttttgtgatccaattgataaatctgcaaagatcaatataatatatatttttttttatgatttgaggtttttgaaaacaaaaagaacataattaaacaattggtttttgtgtgtttaatcaaaattaaaaattgatccaaaaaagaaaccatattgaactggaacttaaatataaaaataaaatataattttaaaaatactatttaactaaattatctatagatgaaaccattagtatgaaatctagcggtataaattaaattgatgagtgaaaaaaaaaccaaaaaaatataagttatccttggggttttaaaaattattgagattgaagaattcaaataattttataagaaactaatttagtttgtcacttcaaaagtaatatttttatattttgaaatattatgtgtaagtgttgagtttatatcaacaaacaaccaaatcatgtaaattttgattatgccacttggtattccttttattttaggttataaaaaattaaaatatttatttataattaaaggcatgtaactccatttaaatCAAATGTatctcctatccaataattgtacattaattcattcctcctactaacttatttatctttcatgagaaaatatttttggttaaattttaatatttttttaattattttggtttgctaaattaatatatttctcatgtaaaattattgttcataatatatttcttatttcaaagtttaaggcaatatatcatatatataaaagtaaggttttggtctctccttattggttgattttcatttaatgttttctattttttttatttttttatttgctttctaattgctttaaacaatatttaagacccaataaacacaatacatttaactcacacattaaaataaaattataactgaaaataaaataaattatgcattaatcatattctaccattcaattttattcaaacacaataaattactattgtaactccataattctaaatgtaacttccatcatttctaatcatataaataagcatcctctcaatctctcattctctcatattgacattcttttactatctcattttcacattctctcattctcttctacaatacctcaaatcatttttcgttttttattttatttttgatgtctTATTTTTGTTANcaacaacatacttatttaatatatttaaaagagcagatgattaatcgaactaaacatttctccaaattttatNaatgctaaattttaattttagagactacatgatatatattttacattgttcttatttaaaaaagattcatctccattatctaatttgaattattatcttataagtaatcattctctcctcctcccccaccaatatcaaatgttgttatatctcatatgtgttgtaaaagtttgattatatattttaatttagaaagtattatatatatatatatatattttacattgttctattttttaaagattcatctccattatctaattttgattaccatcttatagtaaacattctctcctcctctcctaccaatatcaaatgttgttatatctcatatgtgttgtaacttgtaagagtttgattctatattttaatgtagaaagtattatatatatttaacattgttttcaatttttattttatttatataaaaaaatatttcttttatatttcttgcctttctaatctattcatatttattttttaaatttgcatagttaaatttaaattcacatatgttggttttaacaaaacaatcaactttatttgagaattagatgttcctattcatttttaaacgatcaatgtgtaacatataagcattttgtcttgcaatcacaagttccatttccattacttaactccatggttaaactataatatatgttgtcctatttgtaggaataacaacatacttatttaatttatttaaaagagcagatgattaaacgaaataaacatttctccaaattttataattcaatcagtgagtgtacttattactttgaaaaacttttacattgaagttcataaaatcatataagaaaactaaaatactatgtcacttcaaatttggaaggaaacacttggtattccttttaaaaaaggtcaagatacatataaaaatttattaatatttaactcactttaaaagcataaaaggtcatttaactccaAATAACTTCTatcaaataatttcatacattcctcccacaaataaatatatatatatatatatatatatattcaagattatagttaaatattacagaattttttagttagctaaacttatagtcacatatatacaatatatatacataagaattcatattacttattaacacaataatttatatcatattacttattaacaacAAGAAAGtgtcaactacaccacaacccacgcaaCCCACGCATTGCATGGGGAAGCACATAGTATAAAACATATATGTGTGAAGAGAATCTAAAACGCATATTCGTTTCTTCTTCCGGAATCCAAACTTTTGTCTTTACATTTAAACTTCACACAATCACACTTGTGTGTAAAGTATAATTGTTGAAgtagaaaacaacaaatatgtaatttatagctgtatataataaaccaatCGTAGTcattaagaaacaaaagactttGAATGAAGCGCATGTTGCTACTTGCTGTAGTGAACTTGCAAACTTGGAACACTGTATATAGGTAAggtttgagaaagaagaaaaaaacacacttaAATATGTATGGGTAATGTGTTAATGAATcatagtataaattttttttttggcaaaatagTTTTTT from Camelina sativa cultivar DH55 chromosome 7, Cs, whole genome shotgun sequence includes the following:
- the LOC104700846 gene encoding transcription factor TGA4-like; the encoded protein is MPIISSSETFTSFFNDWLLRHRQLIQQLAHFDDETTSVTPVEEESLVTQFLSHCLQYYQEKSAAVSVAGDDIYDFFSPPWLSSCEKLILWIGGFKPGMVFKLITTSVNDLTCQQKDQLESIRLETKRRERALMGRFAHLQQSVGDPLLLVPFKRIGASRLGEREQSKMEEAMEVLKREMKEAMKNADQLRCVTVRKVVEVLNPGQAIKLLRAAGEFYFKLRDLGVQIETLL